From the genome of Trichosurus vulpecula isolate mTriVul1 chromosome 6, mTriVul1.pri, whole genome shotgun sequence:
CGAGCCAGCAGCATATACCCAGGCTGATGGGCGGAATCTCTGACCCCCAGGACCCCCACTCCTGCCCCCACCTCTTTGCACTCGTGGCCGATGGGCTCAAAGGAGATGCTGTGGCTGGTGGCAGGGCAGACAGCAGGGCACAGGGTGCTGCTGGTACTCTTGTTTCGAGCATGTCCCTTCCGGAAGACGGCCTTGGACGGGCTCAGGAGCTGGGGGTGTAATTCCCGATTGGGCGAAGATGGGGTGGAAGTGATCACCAGGGCCTTCAGGGCTGTCACCTCTGCTTGCAGCATGTCGATCTGGCCAAAGGAAGGGCAAAGGTCAGTGGCCATGCCTGCCTGCATCCCTAGCCCAGAGCCCCAAGACAGAGAAAACGCTCAGCATCCTTGGACCAAGCTGGAAGGTGCCGCCAAGGCCatcttgtcattttacagatacggaaACAGAGGCCTGGGGAGGTTAAGAAAAGGAGAGATtggagaagacaaagaagagaggaagattcCCCATCATGCTTCCACcaccataaaatcacagaattttaagagTCAGAGACAAGAGCAGCCACTGAAGCCAACCCacacctgaaaaagaattcccatTACATCATGCCCAGTAAGGGTGCATCCATGCTTTTcatgaagacttccaatgaggggGGACCTCCCTAAAAAGTgccttccactttgggacagtcCACCCTGTTAgcacatcaagcctaaattccACCCGTGGCTCTTGATTCTCCgtctggggccaagcagacctAACTAATTCTTCTCCCATATTCCAGCTCTTCAGATATTGGAAGACAGTTGTCATCCCTCCCTGCcacccatcttctcttcccttcttcaggcTAGACATCCCCAGTTCTTGTAATTAATCCTCATGAGGAATGGACAAATGgcctttcaccattctggttgccctcctctggacaacTGATCACCATCCTTTCCAAAATGGGGTATCTGGAACAAAACACCTTCCTGCACTCGCCCCTCAGGGATTTCCTtcagtccctccaaacacctggaCACTGGGAGGATTCCTCAGTGCAGCTCTATCACAGACTTTAAAGGGACAAGGACAACTTCAGTAACTTTTggactctccccccaccctcagccTCTAGAGGTCATTCCAGTCACGGGGATCCCCTAAAGAGTTTTGGAAGCTCTTCTCAGGGACTGGGATGAATCAAGAAAGGCTGTGTCTCCAAAGCAAGAGGTCCACACCAATCTGGAACCATTCCCAATGCCCGCCTTGCTTGTGCCCGGAGTCCAGTCAGTTCCCACAGAGAGGATCCCAgactcagaactggaaaggaccttcgaggtcatctagtctagctccttatcacagctgaggaaacgtgagtcccagagaagtgacttggccaaggtcacataggtaccaAAACCAGGTTCTCCAAAATCTTACTCTCAACTACATGGGACTTCGTGTTCTGGAGAATAGGGATAGTTTTCACTCCATGATTACACCAAGTGAAAATATTGCCTGGGAAGGTGATGATGCTGGGGAACGGTGAAGTAAGGCGGTCCTACCCAAAGCTGCCAACATAGAGTGTGAGTCCTGGGAGAgggtcttagaacagagaactCAGAAGGTAAGAGCAGGGAGGAGCCTTTATAGATCTTCTCCTCTTATCCCCTCATGcaacaaataaggaaataggTCCGAAGGAGAAGAGGCTTTCTCCAGCTCACAATCACAGAAGGGCATTGGAGAAGACCAGGGGACCTGCTGAATAGATGGAACAGGGAGAGAATTTCCTTAGGGGGTAGGTAAAGGGGCAAGTAAGGAAACCAGGATGTCTCACCTTCCCTCGGGCCTCCATCAGCTGCTTCTCTGATGCCGCCTGCTTTGTGTTGGCTTCTCTCACCATCTTGTGTGCTTCCTGTGCAGGGAAAGATAGCCCAGCAGTCACCCAGAGACCCTCTACCAAGTTCTATCTGAGGGACTTCCCTCTGTGACCTGAatcaggtgttcttgactcccAAGTGGccgctctatccattacaccacactgtctCATAACCGATATCCAAGTTCTACCCCATCCCCAACCTGTTAAAAACACCTTCCAGTGATACGTGTATCACATTTGGCCTCTGCTCTGGGCACCAGCGTCCACAGCGTGAATCTGGCATCTTGGCTATCGCAGGGCTGGGGCCAGGCAGGGATAGTACCCAGCACGATGCCCTCTAATCCTGACCCTAATGAGCCCCCAGACCTCACCCAGCCCTGCTCACAGCCTTAGCGCCTCCGCAGAGGGCGCCGCCTCACCTCAAACAGGCTGGCCGTCAGCTCCTCCAGTTCCTGTTCCAGCTGTTCCCGGACCTTAGACAATCTCTCACACTCTTCATCCTTCAGCTTCAGCTCCTGGGAAGACCAGAGGCATGGGCCCTCCATTGAACAAGTGGCGGTACCAGCCCTTCCACAGGGCTCCAGGGGCCCCTGAGGCTCAGGCCGAGCCAACACACCCTCTGGCCAGTCTATAGCAAAGGCGGGTGAGGTTAACCATGGGAGGACCAATAAATCAGCCTTAGGAGGAAGCCCCTCGAAACCCCTTTAGATCCACTCATTCTCTGACCCGGACAGACCCCAGGCCCTCAGTAGGAGGGACCGGCAGGTGGTTCTGCTCAGCCGCTGAGGTAAGGAAGAATTCTCTACCAGTGAGAGCTGCCCCAGAGCAGATGGCCTTGGGAGGTGGTGAGCTCCCTGTCTCTGGAGGGCTCCGAGCGGAGGACAGATGACTGACCACTTGtcgggagaaggaagaggagactcTTGTGTGGGGGTGGGTTGGACTCTATGCTTTCTGGGGACTGAGCCATCCACGGGCATGGTGACAATAGCGGTGCCTAGCACTGGGGTTGGGCACTTCAGGTGTGCAACAGCATCTTCTcgctggatcctcacaacaaccctgggaggcagaggcTATTAGCAGtcccactttatggatgagaacactgaggttggcgagggttaagtgacttgcccagggtcacacagctagtaagtgtcaagagcCCAGGTTTTCCTGTCACCCAGGTCAGCATTCTACCTCCTAGGTCACTTAACGGCCTCGGCATTACTGCTGGATCACATTAATACAATTTGTGACAGTGACTTTTTTGCCTTCGTGCCTACTCTCTGGGGCCACACATGATATTTCCGCAGGGAGAGCTGTGCCCAGGGCTTGGGGCCCACAACTAACAGATtatttcttaacctggagtctgtgaactctttaaaaaaaaaagtgttgatagttacatttcaatataattggtttcctctgtaatcctgagtattttatgcatataaaaatgTGACTCTAGGAAGGGGTCCAAAGACTTCACTGGCCTCCATGGCTATCTCTAATTCATCCTGTTCTTAGTCCTTGGCACGTTGTCTCCCTTAGAtggaagcaccttgagggcaggggctgtttttgcctttctttgtatcccagtgcctgacacatagtaggtgcttaataaatgctggtcgaTTTTGCTTGACCAGACTGCTGAGGGGTCCGTGACATGACCAGTGCCTTCGACTGTAAACTCCACAAGGCTGTACTGTCTTTCAGCAGCCCTTAGTTTTgggcacagcgcctggcacatatttGATTGTTGCATAACGTGCGTCACCAGCCGCGGCATTCTATGCCCTCGCCCCCATGATGGTGTGTCTGCACCTCCCAATGGGACCTGGCCCCCATCTAGGCTCCCTCATACCTTCTGAGCTTTTCGTAGTTCTTCCTTCAGGAACTCCGAGCCCTTCTCCCGAATCTCCACGGAGGAGCTGCGCAGCCGGGAGACGTCCAGGGGATTGGCCGGGTGGCCCTCCTCTCCTCGGCCACCCTCCCCACAGGGAGGCTCCAGCAGCTGGGagtccttccttcctctgcagGGGGACGAGCTTTTCCATGAGCTGGTCACAGGAGATGGTGGCCCCCCTTCTTCTGCCTGGGGCTGGCTGCAGGATAAACACAGGAGTCAGCAAGAAGTCAGTGTGCCCAGGGAGGGGCAGCCCATCAGCCTTTGCTGGAAGAACCAGGTAGAAAGCATGCCACCCTGGGAAATCACAAGCCCTGGAGTGGCCCCCACCACTAACTCCTgaggaccttggccaagtcccttttcctctccagGGCCTAATTTCCTCCCtcgtaaaatgagagggtaggaAGATGATCTCTACAAGCCTAAAGCTTAGTTCCAGAAGGTCCTGGTCTCTGGAAATCCACGCCCCTCCACACTGGCCTTGCCAAAGCCTGCTCTCTGCCTTAAAAGCCCCGACTGATGCCCTTTTCTCTAGAAGCCACTAGCCATGGACTACACTGAGAAATGGTTTGTTCTCAAGTAGCCAGGGTTTAAAGCCCACCAGGTCCAacctccttcctttcacagctgaggaaactgaggctcggagaatTAAAGTGATCTGCCTGAGGTTACACAGTGAATTcttgggatttgaaaccaggtctcctggctcccagcTCATTACACAGCTGTGCTCACACTCCCCAGGGGGCTTCCTGGCCCACAGgcaccttttccttctctgggggCATGGGGTGAGAGGAAAAGACAGCAAAGATTCATGCCTCCTAGTGGGATTTGATTCACCACCCTTCCAGCAGACCTTGCCTCCTCCTtcatcccctcttctctcctcctgctGACTTGGGGATgaggaggaagtggggagggggaggtcagGCCCAGCAGTCTGGGGAAACCTGGCCTTTTTGTGCCGAGGCAGCACCAGACTTGCTCACTCAGCGAAACCAGAGAAGCTCCGGGGCTCGTGAGCCAGCAGGCTTCCGCACATTCTCCAGCTGGGCTGGATGGAACGAGAGAGCACGCAGGGCCTtaggggggcggggggcggggaggagactCCAGGGGCCCAGCTCTTGTTGCTGCTGATAAGGGTCAGGGTGGGGGAGGCCAGAATCCTCCCCCCACCAGAGGGGGCTGCCAAGGGCTGCACCAACCCTTCCCCCACAAGTATTATCTGCCCGGTCCTATTGGCTGCCACTCCCTGTGGATtcctggggggaagagggggcacaCTCAGCTACGCCAGCCCAGGGAGCCTACAAGGAAAGGGGCTGTTTCTGGGGAACACTGGGGACACAAGCTGGAGAGCTTCAATCGTCGGGCCTATCCTGCTGTCCACACCCTCCTCAGAACCTTTCCTTGGAGCACAGAGAGGCCAGAGTGGGATGCTGGAAAAAGCAGGAGTGAGGGGGAGATGGGGGCTTTAGACCCGCAGActggtgtgtgaccttgggcgagtccctttcccactgtttccttttctgtaaaatgagaaggttgtagTGAAATGATAAGTAAAGctaaagagagggagacagagatagagaggagagagaagggagggagggagagagggaggaagagagagaaggggagggagatggaggaagagagggagagggagagaagagagggagaaagaggaggaggaggaaaaggaggaggtagagggaggggaacgagggagagggaaagagagagagttgGACCAAAGgtcttctaaggtccttccagctcggTCATTTCCAAGCGAAGTAATTGCACAGGAATTCGGGTGGATGGACCAAAGCTGGCCAGCTGGGCGAGAGATGGGCCCCATCAGCTAATGTATGAGCTCAGTCCAGGGGACCCCTGAATCCCAAACCGACCAAAACTGGTCTGAGAGGCTGAGCTGCCACTTGCTTTAACATCCTAACCAGGAGAGGGCATCAAGTCTCTCGAgtttcagaaaagggaaggaacTAGTTGAGGCTCTCATAGCTAATTAAATTAAACAGATAATTAAACAGCAGAGCTAGGTCCTTGGGTTCTAGACTCAgagtccttcctcctctccacatTGCCCACAAGGAGCTGTATATCTCCTGCAGGGAGGACCTGGGGCTTGGTGAGGCTGACCAGGAGTGCCCTAAGGATGAAGGTCCAGCCAGTCTGTGCTGGACAGAACTTTGGAATCCCATGATCAGCCGGCTGCCCCAGaagcccagagctggaagggacctcagtgaccacCTACTGCAGCCCTCATTCACAGACAAAGACACTGAGGCTCCCAGAGGGTAAGAGACTTGCTCGGTGGTAAGCATCAaaggcaggctttgaacccaggtcttctgacttcagggctagcagtctttcccctgtaccacctacCAGGTTTTGTGGGTGACTGTTTCCCTTGTGAATAAGCTTTAGAAAAAGTGCTCTTGACACCTGGCACTTAAGGGGACCTGGGAAGAAGGGAAACGAGTAAaaaatacaattgggcaaaagCCATTTGGAGTTacagaaaaaagggaaggcaGTTGGTGTAACCATAGGTTTGGAGCTGGATGAGGCACGCTCTTCTCTcgctctctttttatttttttttcctggacaaATTTGCTAGGAAAACTGAAGAGCAGCATGACAGAAATCAGGGTTAGAGCAACATCTTATGCCACATGCCACAGCAGACTCCAAATGGATGGGGGCTCTGAATGTGAATCTCATGCCCTAGCAAATTTAGAAGACAGCGGGTACTTTTCACAGCAATGGAGAGgggatgaattcttaaccaaagaagGATTAGAGGAAATTCCAAAAGATAAACAAGACAATTTTGGTTACATGAAAATGAAAAGTTCGGaatgaacaaaattaatacaactcaagtagaaagggaagaggcaaattgggggaaaaaatgtattGAACATCTCTGATACGCAGGATATAACTAGGACAACCAACAGAAACATATAAGACCAAAAGCTATTCTCCAATAGCTaagtggtcaagggatatgaactattaacaaccacatga
Proteins encoded in this window:
- the RAB3IL1 gene encoding guanine nucleotide exchange factor for Rab-3A isoform X1; translated protein: MWKGQPQAEEGGPPSPVTSSWKSSSPCRGRKDSQLLEPPCGEGGRGEEGHPANPLDVSRLRSSSVEIREKGSEFLKEELRKAQKELKLKDEECERLSKVREQLEQELEELTASLFEEAHKMVREANTKQAASEKQLMEARGKIDMLQAEVTALKALVITSTPSSPNRELHPQLLSPSKAVFRKGHARNKSTSSTLCPAVCPATSHSISFEPIGHECKEVDTILFAEFQAWKEAPTLDKSCPFLERIYREDVGPCLNFTKQELSELVRAAVEENTLTVEPVASQALPVVKVSAIECGGPNGFRAQIMTKCALSGLSRTCRHRIRLGDSENYYYISPSCRARITAVCNFFTYIRYIQQGLVRQDVELIFWEIMRLRKEMSLAKLGFYPNEV
- the RAB3IL1 gene encoding guanine nucleotide exchange factor for Rab-3A isoform X2; this translates as MWKGQPQAEEGGPPSPVTSSWKSSSPCRGRKDSQLLEPPCGEGGRGEEGHPANPLDVSRLRSSSVEIREKGSEFLKEELRKAQKELKLKDEECERLSKVREQLEQELEELTASLFEEAHKMVREANTKQAASEKQLMEARGKIDMLQAEVTALKALVITSTPSSPNRELHPQLLSPSKAVFRKGHARNKSTSSTLCPAVCPATSHSISFEPIGHECKEVDTILFAEFQAWKEAPTLDKSCPFLERIYREDVGPCLNFTKQELSELVRAAVEENTLTVEPVASQALPVVKVSAIECGGPKKCALSGLSRTCRHRIRLGDSENYYYISPSCRARITAVCNFFTYIRYIQQGLVRQDVELIFWEIMRLRKEMSLAKLGFYPNEV